The window TGATGTACCGGAAGACCTGCCATCCCGGTTTCGCGCCGTCCACCGCGGCCGCCTCGTAGAGCACCGTCGGGATCCGCTGCAGCCCGGCCAGGAACAGGATCATGTAGAAGCCGAGCTGCAGCCAGAGTCGCAGCGTGACGATCACCAGCCAGTACCAGGGTGGCTGGGTCACCGACAGCCAGGCCACGGAGTCCAGGCCCAGTGCCCGCAGCACCGAGTTGGCCAGCCCGAACCGCACGCCGGAGAAGATCGACAGCTTCCAGATCATCGCCGCGACCACGTAGCTGCAGGCCACCGGCAGGAAGAACACCGATCGGAAAAACGCCTTCGCGAACCTGGCGCGATGCACCAGCAGTGCCAGTCCCAGCGACCCGACGAAGGTGAGCGGCACGATGAAGGCGGCGAACACCACGAACGTGCCCAGGCTCGACAGGAACGCCGGATCGCTGAGCATGTCGCCGTAGTTGTCCAGGCCGACGAACAGCGACGGGGTGACGGTGTTCCGGGCCTCGAAGAAGCTGAGGTAGATGCTCCACAGGATCGGCACCAGCACGAAGATCATCAGGCCGATCACGAACGGCCCGACGAACACCCAGAACCAGAGGTTGCGGTTCTGTTCCCCCAGCAGCCGGTGGCGCAGCGGGGCCCGCGCCATTACTTGGTGACGCGCTCGAGCTCGGCCTCCACCGTCTTCTGCACGGCCGCCAGCTCGGAGACCGGGTCGGCGCCGTCCTTGATGATCCGGCTGACCGCGTCGGACAGGGCGGTGCCGGACGCCGGCGTCCAGAGCAGCGGCGTCTGCGCCTTGCCGTTGTTCTGCAGGATCGTGACGGCGTCGGCGGCCGGCCCGCTCTTCAGGCTTTCCGCCTGGTCGGCCAGGCTCTTGCGCGCCGGGACGTGGAAGCCGTAACTCTGCGCGAAATCCAGCTGGTCCTCGGTGTTGTCGACCCAGAGCCACTTGACGTAGGCCTTGGCCGCCTCCGGGTCCTTCGCCTTGGCCGACACCGCCGATCCGTACGCGCCGATCGGGACGGACGGTGCACCCACCGTCGCGCTGAACGCCGGCCAGGGCAGCACGCCGAAGTCGTCGCCCAGGTCCTTCTGCAGCTGCGGGAAGGTCCACAGGCCGGTCCACTGCATGGCGGTCAGGCCCTGGGTGATGGCCGACGGGTCCGACCAGTCGGTGGGCGCGCCGAGCAGCAGCGAGTCGCTGGTGAACAGCTCGTGCAGCTTGCCGAAGGCGACCGCGACGTTCGGGTCGGCGAAGCCGAAGGTGTTGTCCTCCGTGAGGTAGTCGGCGCCGACCGACCACAGCGTCGGTCCGGCCATCACGCCGACGCCGCCGTCGTTGCCGAGGAACAGTCCCTTCACGTCCGCGGTGGTCAGTGCCTTCGCCGCGGCGGCCAGGCCGTCGAAGGAGGTCGGCGGCTCGATGCCGGCGTCGTCCAACATGCTCTTCCGGTACACCAGCAACTGCATGTCGATGACCTGCGGGACGCCGTAGAGCTTGCCGTCGTAGGTCATCCGATCGACCAGCGACTGCGTGAAGTCGTCGTCGGCGTCGCCGAGGATGTCGCCGAGTTCAACCACCTGCCCGCTCTGGATCATGTCGATGCTCGGGCCGTTGCCCCACTCGAAGACGTCCGGCCCGCCGTCGGTGAGCAGGGATGCCTGCGTCTTCTTCTCGTAGTCGCCGGGGATCCAGGTGACCGAGACCTTCGCGTCGGTGTACGCGGCGGCGTACTTCTCCACCGCCTGCTGGGTGCCCGTCTCGCCGTACGCGTGGTACCACTGGGCGATCTCCCCGCCCCCGCCCCCGCCCGGAGCGGCGCTGCTGCCTGCTGATCCTGCCGGTGAGGATGCGCCCGAGGACGCCGCCGGAGCCGTGCTGCTGCCCTCGCGCCCGGTGTTGGATCCGCAGGCCGCCGCGAACCCGGCTGCGGCGAGAGTGCCGGTGAGGCCGAGGAACCGGCGACGATCGAACCGGCGCTGCGATGAAATGTCCGACATGTCCGCAATCTCCCCATCTGAGAACCCTGTGACGGGCCGGGATCCGGTCCGGGATACAGGTTCCCACCGAGGGGAAGATTTCACACCGCGAAACACCTCGGGTTTCCGGTGGTGCGGCGCGGGTGGGACTCGGCGGGCATCGGGGCTCGGGGCGGGCGGGCTCAGTCGGCGAGAGGGCGGTGGTCGGGACGGGCCCACACCAGCACCAGGACAGCACCGAGCAGGGCGATGTCGACCAGGGCCAGCAGGCCGGCGCCGGTGGCCGCGCGGACGACCGCGAAGACGATCCCGATCAGCGCCACCAGCAGCAGCGGGGCCGCGCTGATCCGCCAGGCGAGGGCGGCGATGGCACCGATCGCCGCCGTCATCAGCAGCAGGGTGCCCCAGGCGGTCACGTCCGGCGTGCCCTCGGTGCGCTCCAGCCCGACGAACAGCCCGACCACCCCGGCGACGAGGTAACCGCAGGTCACGACCACCGCGGCGAGGGCGCGGGCGGGCAGCGACCGGGTGGCGGCGCGCAGCGGCAGACCAGGGACGGCGAACGAGATGCTGGTCATCTGCTGCTCCTGTCGGATCTCCAAGGGTGCTGCTCCGACGCCGCCCGGACTTCTCCGGTTCCACGCCGACGATCAGGAACCTCGGGATCTCGCGGAAATACCGGGCCCGGATGTCGAGAACGGGATCGGCGGCTGCGACACAGGGTGTCCATCCCGCTGACCACCACCCGGAGGCCGCCATGAGCACCACGTCCGTCCCCACCACCGCCACCGCCGACGAGACCGCGATCCGTGGGCTGATCGAGGCACGCAATGCCGCCGTGCACGCCGGCGACGCCGACGCGGTGATCGCCAACCTCACCCCCGACGCCATCACCATGACCCTCGCCCCGCCGCTGCGGAACCTGCCGGAGCGCTCGCACGACGCGGACGCGCTGCGCGCCTGGATGGGGACCTTCAACGGACCGGTCACCCTGGAGACCACCGACCTGGTGGTGCACGTCGGCGGTGACGTCGCCTTCGCCCACGGGCTCACCCGGATGACCGCGACGCCGCAGGGATCGGACGAGTCGTTCTCGTTCTGGTACCGCTCGACTGTCGGTCTGGTCCGGACCGGGGGAGAGTGGAAGGTGGCACACGAGCACGAGTCCACCCCGTTCCTGATGGACGGCAGCTTCCTGGCCGCCACGGACCTGCAGCCCTGAGCACCGGTCCTCGAGCAGCACCGGAAACGGCACCACAGCACTGCACCGCACCAACTCACCGAGGAGAAGGGAACGGAAACATGTTGCTGCAGGACAAGATCGCGATCGTCTACGGAGCCGGCGCCGTCGGCCGGGCCATTGCCCGCCGGTACGTGCGGGAAGGTGCGACGGTGCACCTGGTCAACCGGTCACAGCCCGGCCTGGACAAGGCCGTCGCGGAGATCACCGCCGACGGCGGCACGGTGAGCACCGCCGAGCTGGACGCGACCGATGAGGCGGCCGTCGCGGCGTACGTCGACGAGGTCGTCGCGCAGCACGGCCGGCTCGACATCTCCTTCAACGTCATCGGTGTCGACGACGTGCAGGGCACACCGCTGGCCGAGATGCCGATCGCGGACATCATGAAGCCGATCGAGAAGGCGGTGCGGACGCAGCTGGTCACGTCCCAGCCGGCGATCAAGCAGATGCGCACGCAGCACTCGGGCGTGATCCTGAACTTCGGCGGGATCGGCGAGCCGGTCAAGGACTACTCGATCGGCGGGTTCCAGGTCGCGCTCGCCGCGACCGACGCCTTGCGCCGCCAGCTCGCCACCGAGCTCGGCGTCGACGGGATCCGCGTCAATACGGTGCAGACCAGCGGGGTGGTGCAGTCGGTGGTCGAGGGTTACGGCGACTCACCGGAAGGGCAGGAGATCCGGAAGATGTTGATCGACTCGACGGTGTTGAAACACGAGACCTCCTACGAGGATGTCGGTGATGCCGCCACTCTCGCCGCCTCCGACCTCACCCGCACCATGACCGGCGCCGCGCTCAACATGACCTGCGGCAGCACCCTCGACTGGCGCTGACCCCCCGCCTTCGCGTCCTGCCCCCACCCCCGACCCCCGCCCGCGCGAGGATCAACTTCGTCGACG is drawn from Nakamurella alba and contains these coding sequences:
- a CDS encoding carbohydrate ABC transporter permease encodes the protein MARAPLRHRLLGEQNRNLWFWVFVGPFVIGLMIFVLVPILWSIYLSFFEARNTVTPSLFVGLDNYGDMLSDPAFLSSLGTFVVFAAFIVPLTFVGSLGLALLVHRARFAKAFFRSVFFLPVACSYVVAAMIWKLSIFSGVRFGLANSVLRALGLDSVAWLSVTQPPWYWLVIVTLRLWLQLGFYMILFLAGLQRIPTVLYEAAAVDGAKPGWQVFRYITFPQLRTTSVAVLLLLLINAFQAFDEFYNLLANAGASGGGGYPPYARPPLVYLYYTALGNQQDFGHGSAGAVILALVIALFTVLQGRLLGFGRKEDRA
- a CDS encoding ABC transporter substrate-binding protein gives rise to the protein MSDISSQRRFDRRRFLGLTGTLAAAGFAAACGSNTGREGSSTAPAASSGASSPAGSAGSSAAPGGGGGGEIAQWYHAYGETGTQQAVEKYAAAYTDAKVSVTWIPGDYEKKTQASLLTDGGPDVFEWGNGPSIDMIQSGQVVELGDILGDADDDFTQSLVDRMTYDGKLYGVPQVIDMQLLVYRKSMLDDAGIEPPTSFDGLAAAAKALTTADVKGLFLGNDGGVGVMAGPTLWSVGADYLTEDNTFGFADPNVAVAFGKLHELFTSDSLLLGAPTDWSDPSAITQGLTAMQWTGLWTFPQLQKDLGDDFGVLPWPAFSATVGAPSVPIGAYGSAVSAKAKDPEAAKAYVKWLWVDNTEDQLDFAQSYGFHVPARKSLADQAESLKSGPAADAVTILQNNGKAQTPLLWTPASGTALSDAVSRIIKDGADPVSELAAVQKTVEAELERVTK
- a CDS encoding YybH family protein gives rise to the protein MSTTSVPTTATADETAIRGLIEARNAAVHAGDADAVIANLTPDAITMTLAPPLRNLPERSHDADALRAWMGTFNGPVTLETTDLVVHVGGDVAFAHGLTRMTATPQGSDESFSFWYRSTVGLVRTGGEWKVAHEHESTPFLMDGSFLAATDLQP
- a CDS encoding SDR family NAD(P)-dependent oxidoreductase; amino-acid sequence: MLLQDKIAIVYGAGAVGRAIARRYVREGATVHLVNRSQPGLDKAVAEITADGGTVSTAELDATDEAAVAAYVDEVVAQHGRLDISFNVIGVDDVQGTPLAEMPIADIMKPIEKAVRTQLVTSQPAIKQMRTQHSGVILNFGGIGEPVKDYSIGGFQVALAATDALRRQLATELGVDGIRVNTVQTSGVVQSVVEGYGDSPEGQEIRKMLIDSTVLKHETSYEDVGDAATLAASDLTRTMTGAALNMTCGSTLDWR